A DNA window from Lachancea thermotolerans CBS 6340 chromosome G complete sequence contains the following coding sequences:
- a CDS encoding putative hydrolase (similar to uniprot|Q04093 Saccharomyces cerevisiae YDR444W Hypothetical ORF) produces the protein MTVSSEEGLLLVDDRLSLKLGQLIRYKITVDKSLLEPHLTSISELYLAFKNTESALLKPVYLTGPYSFYVDIQPCNYNEWEGYDEEVAFCDDVKPNDEYRAVLKLNNNSRFENSEKFVWQINVVSQLSVTNLPSLRFRLCLTTKPTPEMPKGPVEFPKGVVCEKWDTHRLWNLPPRSPDKPVHLVILTHGIFSNAGCDMVYLKDRIEATASTVGNGSETSNLIVRGFKGNQGRSSKGVKSNGIALAKYIIETIDNLKIRYDLRYISFVGHSLGGLTQSMAIRYICIERPDIFDSSNGLEPLNFITLASPYLGVAGEVPPFVTAILDIGALGQTGVDLNLNRTFFLRKEGIVRKDQHLGSYKRKPLLEIIPSEPLKSLMHRFKNRTTYANILHDGIVPLRTAALLYLDWKALSDVRGIRKENGKGDKGTPDSTSKNDVTGKIPEESMDKKSALKYLLPQGAIRRKYKRYSRTQIRNQNEDESKQQGGESGGFTPPPNANPIISAANVIVAPLPSQEYFKDPKSREDRIVHDKVYFPDELPPAHYKKRELIKKVIYPNDRIYRVQERIARQWQETLTWRKVLVSIQPDSHNNIVVRRKFVNAFGWVVIDHLVKEHFGAEGKTQSVSDSRS, from the coding sequence ATGACAGTGAGCAGCGAGGAGGGCCTACTTCTCGTAGATGACCGATTGAGTTTAAAGCTCGGTCAATTGATAAGGTACAAAATAACTGTGGACAAGAGTCTTCTGGAACCTCACCTAACTTCAATTTCAGAGCTTTATCTTGCTTTTAAAAACACTGAGAGCGCCCTTTTAAAGCCTGTTTACTTAACAGGACCCTACTCATTTTACGTGGACATCCAGCCGTGCAACTACAATGAATGGGAAGGATACGACGAAGAAGTCGCGTTTTGTGATGACGTGAAACCTAATGACGAATATCGAGCGGTGCTGAAATTGAACAACAATTCAAGATTTGAGAACTCCGAAAAGTTTGTATGGCAGATTAATGTGGTGTCTCAGTTATCAGTCACGAACCTCCCCTCCTTACGCTTTCGGTTATGCCTCACTACAAAGCCGACCCCTGAGATGCCCAAAGGGCCAGTGGAATTTCCCAAGGGGGTGGTTTGTGAAAAGTGGGACACACACAGATTATGGAACCTTCCACCTCGATCTCCAGATAAACCGGTTCATTTAGTTATTCTTACCCACGGAATATTCTCTAACGCTGGCTGCGACATGGTATACCTAAAAGATCGGATTGAAGCTACCGCCAGCACTGTCGGTAACGGGTCAGAAACATCTAATTTGATTGTTAGAGGGTTTAAAGGAAATCAGGGCAGATCTTCAAAGGGCGTCAAGTCTAATGGAATCGCGCTTGCTAAATACATAATCGAGACGATCGACAACCTCAAGATACGGTATGACCTTCGATATATTTCATTTGTGGGGCACTCCCTCGGAGGACTGACCCAGTCTATGGCCATTCGTTATATTTGCATTGAGAGGCCAGATATTTTCGACAGCTCAAACGGCTTGGAACCCCTCAACTTCATTACGCTAGCGAGTCCATATCTCGGTGTAGCTGGAGAAGTTCCCCCGTTTGTTACTGCCATATTAGACATTGGAGCTTTGGGGCAAACAGGTGTTGACTTGAACCTGAACCGGACATTTTTTCtaagaaaagaaggcaTTGTTAGAAAAGATCAACATCTGGGCTCCTATAAGCGTAAACCGCTATTGGAAATTATTCCTTCAGAGCCGCTGAAAAGTCTCATGCATCGGTTCAAAAATCGCACTACATACGCGAATATTCTTCACGACGGCATTGTTCCCCTTAGAACCGCGGCTCTATTGTATCTGGACTGGAAGGCACTGAGCGACGTACGCGGCATAAGAAAGGAAAATGGAAAAGGGGATAAAGGAACTCCCGATAGCACTAGCAAAAACGATGTTACCGGGAAAATCCCTGAAGAATCAATGGATAAGAAGTCGGCGTTGAAGTACCTTTTGCCCCAAGGTGCTATAAGAAGAAAGTACAAACGCTACTCAAGAACGCAAATACGAAATCAAAACGAAGATGAATCAAAACAGCAAGGTGGAGAGTCTGGAGGGTTTACCCCTCCGCCAAATGCGAATCCAATTATATCAGCAGCTAACGTGATAGTAGCACCTCTTCCATCCCAAGAATATTTCAAAGACCCTAAATCTCGAGAAGACAGGATCGTCCACGATAAGGTTTACTTTCCCGATGAACTACCACCAGCACATTACAAAAAACGCGAACTTATCAAGAAAGTCATCTACCCAAACGACCGCATTTATAGAGTTCAAGAGCGCATAGCGAGGCAATGGCAAGAAACCCTAACTTGGCGAAAAGTACTTGTCAGTATTCAACCCGACTCCCATAATAACATAGTTGTTCGACGCAAATTCGTTAACGCTTTTGGTTGGGTAGTCATAGACCATCTAGTTAAGGAACATTTTGGCGCAGAAGGAAAAACTCAGTCTGTGAGTGACTCTCGAAGTTAG
- a CDS encoding FAD-binding oxidoreductase (similar to uniprot|P32891 Saccharomyces cerevisiae YDL174C DLD1 D-lactate dehydrogenase oxidizes D-lactate to pyruvate transcription is heme-dependent repressed by glucose and derepressed in ethanol or lactate located in the mitochondrial inner membrane): MFSRCRFVIKGGSRFSTKTSLTNASRSGIRLFSTSPISGPKFLGSAIGFALLSFGLGLAVSSLVIPKQDAQVQTFPLASTTPLEQLDSPRYGSEEDLEKCVDEIRRVVGDELVKNTPVEIDYHTDNGFNPSKPLPHQKPRYIVYPLSTEDVSKIMKIVNQYNIPVVPYSGGTSLEGHTYSTRPGIVLNTSKMNKILQVNVDDLDAVLQAGVGWQDLNEYLSKHEGMDNLMLGCDCGPGAHVCGMISTNASGIGATRYGSMASNVVSIKAVLADGTVIKTKLRPRKSSAGYNLTGLLVGSEGTLAIVTEVVVKLQVKPGYETVAVVQFPDVNDCTKSMASFFKKGIPLNAVELLDADMMRCVNYSDLVSKKFENLPTLFIKIGGLNKVIVDEYVKEVSAISKSNNCNTFEFARTAEEAEELFFARKNALYIMLDYGFNEISPDAKMWITDCAVPLSRLASTLEQLNDMMKEYPLHHMVLGHGDANLHYDIFYTPDQLEMCKEAVDRMAKLTIENEGTCSGEHGIGSGKRALLELELGKDTISMMRKLKLALDPKRLLNPDKVFKIDPLDASTE; encoded by the coding sequence ATGTTCTCGAGATGCCGCTTCGTTATCAAGGGAGGCTCGAGGTTTTCCACGAAGACCTCCCTGACAAATGCTAGCCGAAGTGGTATCAGGCTCTTTAGCACTTCACCTATCAGCGGACCGAAATTTCTGGGGTCGGCGATAGGTTTTGCTCTATTATCGTTCGGGCTGGGCTTGGCCGTAAGCTCACTTGTGATTCCTAAGCAGGATGCGCAGGTCCAGACTTTCCCCTtagcttcaacaactccTCTGGAGCAGCTTGATTCGCCCCGGTATGGGTCTGAGGAGGATCTGGAAAAGTGTGTCGACGAGATTAGAAGGGTGGTCGGCGACGAGCTCGTGAAAAATACCCCAGTGGAAATCGACTACCATACGGACAATGGGTTCAACCCCTCTAAGCCCTTGCCGCATCAAAAGCCAAGATACATTGTCTACCCTTTGTCGACCGAGGATGTTTCAAAGATCATGAAGATTGTTAACCAGTACAATATACCAGTTGTGCCGTATTCAGGTGGGACTTCCCTTGAGGGCCACACTTACTCAACGAGGCCTGGGATTGTTCTCAATACTTCCAAAATGAACAAGATCCTTCAGGTCAACGTCGACGATCTGGATGCAGTTTTGCAAGCCGGTGTTGGATGGCAAGACTTGAACGAGTACTTATCGAAGCATGAAGGAATGGATAACTTAATGTTGGGCTGCGATTGTGGACCAGGTGCTCACGTTTGTGGTATGATTAGCACAAATGCCTCTGGTATTGGTGCTACTCGCTATGGGTCCATGGCTTCCAACGTTGTTTCCATAAAGGCGGTTCTAGCAGACGGAACAGTTATTAAGACGAAGCTCCGTCCCCGTAAATCAAGTGCTGGGTATAATCTAACCGGTCTTTTGGTGGGTAGTGAGGGAACTCTGGCCATTGTCACCGAAGTTGTTGTAAAACTACAAGTCAAGCCTGGGTACGAAACAGTCGCCGTTGTTCAGTTCCCAGATGTGAACGATTGTACAAAGTCTATGgcttcatttttcaaaaagggAATCCCACTGAATGCAGTTGAGCTACTTGATGCGGATATGATGCGGTGCGTCAACTACAGTGATCTGGTCtccaaaaagtttgaaaacttgCCCACCTTATTTATAAAGATCGGCGGGTTGAACAAGGTGATTGTTGATGAGTATGTCAAGGAAGTGAGTGCCATCTCAAAATCCAATAATTGTAACACATTTGAGTTTGCAAGGACGGCGGAAGAGGCTGAAGAACTCTTCTTCGCAAGAAAGAATGCATTGTATATTATGCTGGATTACGGTTTTAATGAAATAAGCCCCGACGCTAAAATGTGGATCACAGATTGCGCTGTACCGCTCTCCCGGCTTGCTTCGACTCTCGAGCAGCTTAATGACATGATGAAGGAGTACCCATTACATCACATGGTTTTAGGTCACGGAGATGCCAACTTGCACTATGACATTTTCTACACCCCCGACCAGCTCGAAATGTGCAAAGAAGCTGTAGACAGAATGGCAAAACTTAccattgaaaatgaagGAACGTGTTCAGGGGAGCATGGCATTGGTTCTGGAAAGAGAGCtcttttggaacttgaacttggtAAAGATACTATCTCCATGATGCGCAAACTAAAGCTTGCCCTCGATCCCAAGCGCCTTCTGAATCCAgacaaggttttcaaaatagatCCCTTGGATGCAAGTACCGAATAA
- the ECM11 gene encoding Ecm11p (weakly similar to uniprot|Q04110 Saccharomyces cerevisiae YDR446W ECM11 Non-essential protein of unknown function GFP fusion protein is present in discrete clusters in the nucleus throughout mitosis may be involved in maintaining chromatin structure), which yields MDDIKQEPTTRLDLFGSSPAKTPPIVEKIREENNSRSALKEKTVNIQAILKKPTPVDEQRDQKASKRFQNHESPSISAPTSAIKEHKQPVVKAEPSSISLTHPAPTFEQDLAQSPTAKKQKRAQTPSSIPLLKQEVAPLTPNMPPARKQTKENSKAKTSARVLSSDPGPYKPVVSALHEVNPNVETREYYCEVFQEVQNNTERSACVDFAKMDLKSWISAGQVLQQEHAAILGRLVEARMRLNSKFKVITDLINDRAAALNAQGGILDQKLRRIQDLGKEILDII from the coding sequence ATGGATGATATTAAACAAGAGCCAACAACGCGGCTTGACCTATTTGGCAGCAGTCCGGCAAAAACTCCTCCAATCGTGGAGAAAATACGCGAGGAAAACAATAGCCGCTCAGCTCTCAAGGAGAAAACGGTAAACATCCAGGCAATACTAAAGAAGCCTACACCAGTGGATGAACAAAGGGACCAAAAGGCCTCTAAACGCTTTCAGAACCATGAGTCTCCAAGCATATCCGCACCAACAAGCGCCATAAAAGAACACAAGCAGCCAGTTGTCAAGGCGGAGCCGTCTTCCATTTCCCTCACCCATCCAGCTCCGACTTTTGAACAGGACCTCGCGCAGTCGCCTACAGCCAAAAAGCAAAAGAGGGCTCAGACCCCAAGCTCAATCccacttttgaagcaggagGTCGCTCCTCTGACACCGAACATGCCGCCTGCCCGCAAACAGACAAAAGAGAACTCAAAGGCAAAGACATCAGCACGTGTGCTATCCAGCGACCCCGGCCCATACAAGCCCGTGGTTTCTGCACTGCACGAAGTGAACCCCAACGTCGAGACGCGCGAATACTACTGCGAGGTCTTTCAGGaggttcaaaacaatacTGAACGCAGCGCCTGCGTCGATTTCGCCAAGATGGACTTGAAGTCGTGGATCAGTGCGGGTCAGGTTTTACAGCAAGAGCATGCCGCCATCCTAGGCCGACTCGTGGAAGCGCGCATGCGGCTAAACAGCAAATTCAAGGTAATTACAGACTTGATCAACGACCGCGCCGCCGCTCTCAACGCGCAGGGAGGCATCTTGGACCAGAAGCTGCGCAGAATACAAGATCTTGGAAAGGAAATCCTCGACATAATCTAA
- the RPS17B gene encoding 40S ribosomal protein eS17 (highly similar to uniprot|P02407 Saccharomyces cerevisiae YML024W RPS17A and to uniprot|P14127 Saccharomyces cerevisiae YDR447C RPS17B Ribosomal proteins 51 (rp51) of the small (40s) subunit): MGRVRTKTVKRASKALIERYYPKLTLDFQTNKRMCDEIATIQSKRLRNKIAGYTTHLMKRIQKGPVRGISFKLQEEERERKDQYVPAVSALDLSHSKGVLNVDNQTADLVKNLGLKLPLSVSNVSAQRERRYRRRN; the protein is encoded by the exons ATG GGTAGAGTTAGAACCAAGACCGTCAAGCGTGCCTCCAAGGCTTTGATCGAGCGTTACTATCCAAAGTTGACTTTGGACTTCCAAACCAACAAGAGAATGTGTGACGAGATCGCCACCATCCAGTCCAAGAGATTGAGAAACAAGATTGCTGGTTACACCACCCacttgatgaagagaaTCCAGAAGGGCCCAGTCAGAGGTatctctttcaagctacAAGAGGAGGAGAGAGAGAGAAAGGACCAGTACGTCCCAGCTGTCTCTGCTTTGGACTTGTCCCACTCTAAGGGTGTGTTGAACGTTGACAACCAAACCGCCGACttggtcaagaacttgGGTTTGAAGTTGCCATTGTCCGTCTCCAACGTTTCTGCTCAAAGAGAGAGACGttacagaagaagaaactAA
- the ADA2 gene encoding chromatin-binding transcription regulator ADA2 (highly similar to uniprot|Q02336 Saccharomyces cerevisiae YDR448W ADA2 Transcription coactivator component of the ADA and SAGA transcriptional adaptor/HAT (histone acetyltransferase) complexes) yields MSNKFHCDVCSSDCTNRVRISCAECPEYDLCVPCFSQGLYNGNHRPFHNYKIIETNSYPILCEDWGADEELALIKGSQTLGLGNWQDVADHIGNRTKEEVDEHYTKYYLNSPYYPIPDITQNIDIPQEQFLNDRRRRIERFRGQPLQPPRKPIASVPSCHEVQGFMPGRLDFETEFENEAEGPVKDMVFEPDDQPLDIEVKLIILDIYNSRLTTRAEKKRLLFENGLMEYRKLQGIDKKRSKESKDLFNTLKAYARIMTPRDFEEFSKDVLEELRCRSRIHQLQEWRSNGITTLEAGLKYERDKQARIMTLERFGSSLHSSSNGNGNGRHRVSSAHRANADYGQNYNEAASRKKALTTGDIQHGADFGLLSGEEQQLCIQLKILPKPYLAIKEVMFRELLRAGGNMKKKTCRELLNIDPAKANRIYDFFQSQRWL; encoded by the coding sequence ATGTCTAACAAGTTCCATTGCGATGTGTGCTCCTCGGACTGCACCAACAGAGTTAGAATTTCGTGCGCAGAGTGCCCCGAATACGACCTCTGCGTGCCTTGCTTCTCGCAGGGGCTCTACAATGGCAACCACAGGCCCTTCCACAACTACAAAATCATCGAGACGAACTCGTACCCCATTCTGTGCGAGGACTGGGGTGCGGACGAAGAGCTAGCTCTCATCAAGGGTTCGCAAACCCTCGGCCTCGGCAACTGGCAGGATGTTGCAGACCATATAGGAAACAGAACCAAGGAAGAGGTTGACGAGCATTACACCAAGTATTACCTTAACAGCCCATATTATCCCATCCCTGACATCACGCAAAACATCGACATCCCTCAGGAGCAGTTCCTCAACGACCGCAGGCGCAGGATCGAGAGGTTTAGAGGACAGCCCTTGCAGCCTCCCAGAAAGCCCATAGCTTCGGTCCCAAGCTGTCACGAAGTTCAAGGGTTTATGCCAGGGCGTCTCGACTTTGAAACAGAGTTCGAAAACGAGGCAGAGGGACCTGTCAAAGACATGGTTTTTGAGCCTGACGACCAGCCGCTAGACATTGAAGTCAAGCTCATTATTCTCGACATATACAATTCCAGGCTCACTACAAGGGcggagaagaagaggctgctgTTCGAGAATGGTCTCATGGAGTACCGTAAGCTCCAAGGGATTGacaaaaagagaagcaagGAGTCTAAGGACCTTTTTAACACTCTTAAAGCGTATGCTCGCATAATGACTCCCCGGGATTTTGAGGAGTTCAGCAAGGACGTTTTAGAGGAGCTGCGGTGCAGGTCTCGAATTCATCAACTGCAGGAATGGAGAAGCAACGGCATTACAACGCTTGAGGCTGGTCTCAAGTATGAGCGCGATAAGCAGGCGCGCATAATGACTCTGGAGCGCTTTGGTAGCTCCTTgcattcttcttctaaTGGAAATGGAAACGGTCGCCATAGGGTGTCTTCCGCTCATCGCGCCAACGCTGACTATGGTCAAAATTACAACGAGGCAGCTTCGCGCAAGAAGGCTTTGACTACTGGCGACATCCAGCATGGCGCCGACTttggtcttctttctgGTGAAGAGCAACAGCTGTGCATTCAGTTGAAAATCCTACCCAAGCCATACTTAGCTATAAAAGAGGTCATGTTTAGAGAACTTTTGAGGGCTGGTGGAAatatgaagaagaaaacatgTCGCGAATTGCTGAATATTGACCCCGCGAAGGCAAACAGAATTTAcgatttctttcaaagtcaaaggTGGCTATAA
- the UTP6 gene encoding snoRNA-binding rRNA-processing protein UTP6 (similar to uniprot|Q02354 Saccharomyces cerevisiae YDR449C UTP6 Nucleolar protein component of the small subunit (SSU) processome containing the U3 snoRNA that is involved in processing of pre-18S rRNA) — protein sequence MSSKARYYLEQAIPEVDDLINKGLFTKNEVSTIMKKRTDFEHRLNSRGSRIKDYEKYIEYESALEKLRQKRVKRILEGVKTNSVSDWSIEQRIQFIFQRGCNKFPKDLKFWSLYLNHLKSRGHKTSYRKIHNVYNQLLKLHPTNIDIWVSCAKYEYEVHANFKSCRTVFQTGLRFNPDSPQLWHEYVKFELNFITKLINRRRVLGLINEREQELDMQAQQQEARAQAESDSEEGTESTGISTGDAMKDKLNELPEADMDMLGNEDTNPALRGDIALTIFDLAMKSLGKSFLERHKGYYAVIDSKPDADLNAAAVKYLFDISMSYIALFHEFPDLQRDYLTNHVLQYWKSNPYDVQLDKAMPDLYVKLLTLEITLNLRYTDIEKLDVDQLQLSVNKFVAYKSKVSEDLRRQLTLSFVSYLQERILSRMDKDEDPRYKILNAIIKKL from the coding sequence ATGTCTTCCAAAGCAAGATACTACTTGGAGCAGGCTATTCCAGAGGTCGATGACCTTATTAACAAGGGCCTGTTCACCAAGAACGAGGTCAGCACCAtcatgaagaaaagaaccGACTTCGAGCACAGGTTGAATTCAAGAGGATCCAGGATCAAAGACTATGAGAAGTATATTGAGTATGAATCagccttggaaaagcttcGTCAAAAAAGGGTTAAAAGAATACTTGAAGGCGTGAAAACCAATAGTGTATCAGACTGGTCCATCGAGCAGAGAATACAGTTCATCTTTCAACGTGGCTGCAACAAGTTCCCAAAAGACTTGAAATTTTGGTCTCTATACCTGAATCACCTTAAATCAAGAGGGCACAAAACATCCTACCGTAAGATACACAATGTTTACAACCAACTCTTAAAGCTACATCCAACCAACATTGATATCTGGGTCAGTTGTGCGAAATACGAATACGAGGTTCACGCAAACTTTAAGAGCTGTAGAACAGTCTTCCAAACGGGGCTTAGATTCAATCCTGACTCGCCACAACTATGGCACGAGTACGTCAAGTTCgagctcaacttcatcaCGAAGCTCATTAACAGACGCCGCGTTTTGGGTCTTATTAACGAGCGGGAACAGGAACTTGATATGCAagcacagcagcaagaagcaagagCCCAAGCTGAATCGGACTCGGAAGAGGGGACTGAAAGCACTGGAATTTCCACGGGAGACGCTATGAAGGACAAGCTCAACGAACTCCCAGAAGCCGACATGGATATGTTGGGCAATGAAGACACCAATCCAGCATTACGCGGAGACATAGCCCTAACTATTTTCGATCTCGcaatgaagagcttgggCAAAAGCTTTCTCGAGAGACACAAAGGTTACTATGCGGTCATCGATTCCAAGCCTGATGCCGACCTTAACGCGGCTGCGGTGAAATACCTCTTTGATATTTCTATGAGCTACATTGCATTATTCCACGAGTTCCCTGACCTTCAAAGGGACTACTTAACTAACCACGTTTTGCAGTACTGGAAGAGTAACCCCTACGATGTTCAGCTTGATAAAGCGATGCCAGACCTGTACGTGAAGCTCCTAACCCTCGAAATAACATTGAATCTCAGATATACTGATATCGAAAAACTGGACGTTGACCAATTGCAGCTTTCTGTAAACAAGTTCGTCGCCTACAAGAGCAAGGTGTCTGAGGACTTGCGTCGTCAACTGACCTTGTCGTTTGTTTCATATCTTCAGGAACGGATTCTTTCGAGAATGGACAAAGACGAGGACCCAAGGTACAAGATATTAAATGCTATTATTAAAAAGTTGTAA
- the YML6 gene encoding mitochondrial 54S ribosomal protein uL4m (similar to uniprot|P51998 Saccharomyces cerevisiae YML025C YML6 Mitochondrial ribosomal protein of the large subunit), with protein sequence MRGIRMQSSQSKALSGAALPPAFTLATLRSFPSLEPLTFVPVPASVLDAPLRRDILWKAVVYENDNKRVGSSNPPGRSENGYSRRKLLPQKGSGKARAGDANSPTRHNGARALARSAPNDYTTKLPQKVYSQAFINALSYQYRRGNLFIIGGTHSLCETHDLDVNELEVLPTSLENDDGELVFEKFLQEHELQKQNLLFVINAPRGGLFRYSEPFKENVNIVQKEFVDVNDILKARRIFIELEALEYLAVTHSI encoded by the coding sequence ATGCGGGGCATCAGAATGCAATCGTCGCAGAGCAAGGCCCTATCGGGTGCAGCCTTGCCACCAGCCTTCACGTTGGCTACCCTTCGGTCATTTCCGTCGCTTGAACCTCTGACGTTCGTACCGGTCCCTGCATCAGTGCTGGACGCGCCCTTAAGAAGGGACATATTATGGAAAGCGGTGGTCTACGAAAACGATAACAAGCGTGTGGGGTCCTCGAATCCCCCCGGCAGAAGCGAGAATGGGTACTCGCGGCGCAAACTGCTGCCGCAAAAGGGCTCGGGTAAGGCCAGAGCTGGTGACGCCAACTCGCCTACGAGGCACAACGGCGCTAGAGCGCTAGCCCGGAGCGCGCCCAACGACTACACCACAAAGCTGCCACAGAAGGTATACTCTCAGGCGTTCATTAACGCGCTGAGCTACCAGTACAGACGCGGCAATCTTTTCATCATCGGTGGCACGCATAGCTTGTGCGAGACGCACGATCTCGACGTTAACGAGCTGGAGGTTCTTCCTACCTCGCTCGAAAACGACGACGGCGAGCTGGTATTTGAGAAATTCCTCCAAGAGCACGaactacaaaaacaaaacctGCTGTTCGTCATAAACGCGCCAAGAGGTGGCCTTTTCAGGTACTCCGAGCCTTTCAAGGAGAACGTGAACATTGTTCAAAAGGAATTTGTCGACGTCAAcgacattttgaaggcgCGCCGCATCTTCATCGAGCTCGAGGCCCTAGAGTACCTTGCTGTCACACATTCCATATAA
- the RPS18A gene encoding 40S ribosomal protein uS13 (highly similar to uniprot|P35271 Saccharomyces cerevisiae YML026C RPS18B and highly similar to uniprot|P35271 Saccharomyces cerevisiae YDR450W RPS18A proteins component of the small (40S) ribosomal subunit) has protein sequence MSLVIQEQGSFQHILRLLNTNVDGNIKIVYALTTIRGVGRRYANLVCKKADVSLQKRAGELTQEELERIVQIMQNPTQYKIPAWFLNRQKDVNDGKDYHNLANNLESKLRDDLERLKKIRAHRGIRHFWGLRVRGQHTKTTGRKRA, from the exons ATGTCTCTAGTTATCCAAGAACAAGGTTCTTTCCAGCACATTTTGCG TTTGTTGAACACTAACGTCGATGGTAACATCAAGATCGTTTACGCCTTGACCACCATCCGTGGTGTCGGTCGTCGTTACGCCAACTTGGTGTGCAAGAAGGCTGACGTCAGCTTGCAAAAGAGAGCTGGTGAGTTGACCCAGGAAGAATTGGAGAGAATCGTCCAGATCATGCAGAACCCAACCCAATACAAAATCCCAGCCTGGTTCTTGAACCGTCAAAAGGACGTCAACGACGGTAAGGACTACCACAACTTGGCTAACAACTTGGAGTCCAAGTTGAGAGACGACTTGgagagattgaagaagatcagAGCTCACCGTGGTATCAGACACTTCTGGGGCTTGCGTGTCAGAGGTCAACACACCAAGACCACCGGTAGAAAGAGAGCTTAA